The following coding sequences lie in one Arachis ipaensis cultivar K30076 chromosome B05, Araip1.1, whole genome shotgun sequence genomic window:
- the LOC107640232 gene encoding transcription factor EGL1-like isoform X2, protein MVPEKVKKQLALAVRSIQWSYAIFWSSSPTQPGVLSWGEGYYNGDIKTRKTSQVAEHNSDQIISLQRSEQLRELYSSLADSKSCSQTKRPSAALSPEDLTDTEWFYLVCMSFVFNIGQGLPGRSLAYGQPIWLCNAHSADNGVFCRSLLAKSASIQTVVCFPFLDGVIELGTTDPVSEDYSLIQVIRNSFLDILETNLPNNPGANLNTRNKEEGGVACGEFDHNAYGLKLTPEVIGYELINITSPTTSSNALQANQQTDGRTMFPTEFSNCFHNSRNSSDCLSENHCAQDLQQCNDNPKTTLVNLGSDDKHYQRILSALPIRPDDDRLIMRVHLRNFRGESSFAIWKQLGSMDCQRSRRGGTPQNLLKKVLFEVPLMHMDGLLESQEKIGSKDRMRLLEVDDVGMNHALSERKRRAKLNERFLTLRSMVPTISKDDKVSILDDAMEYLRKLEEKVRKLEAEKDVTDLDGIVSTRTSQDMVERASDNNSNKNSKSVSNKRRACEAAGDEEMNNSEIDVGIYVSESEVVIEMKCPWREGLLLETVEALSSLHLDCHSLQSSKAHGTLYLTIKSKVTIKVQRSK, encoded by the exons ATGGTGCCGGAGAAGGTGAAGAAACAGCTTGCTTTAGCTGTGAGAAGCATTCAATGGAGCTATGCAATCTTTTGGTCTAGCTCACCTACCCAACCAGG GGTGTTGAGCTGGGGTGAAGGTTATTACAATGGAGACATCAAAACTAGAAAGACAAGCCAAGTGGCAGAACATAACTCTGATCAAATAATAAGCTTACAGAGAAGTGAGCAGCTGCGAGAGCTATACTCGTCCCTTGCAGACTCGAAATCCTGCTCGCAGACGAAAAGGCCATCGGCGGCACTGTCCCCTGAAGATCTCACAGATACTGAGTGGTTCTACTTGGTTTGCATGTCCTTTGTGTTCAACATTGGCCAAGG TTTACCTGGAAGATCATTGGCATATGGTCAACCTATTTGGTTGTGCAATGCTCATTCTGCTGATAATGGTGTTTTCTGTCGCTCATTACTTGCTAAG AGTGCATCCATTCAG ACAGTGGTGTGCTTTCCCTTTCTGGATGGGGTTATTGAGCTAGGTACAACTGATCCG GTCTCCGAAGACTATAGTCTTATTCAAGTGATAAGGAATTCTTTCTTGGACATTCTTGAAACCAACCTTCCAAATAATCCAGGAGCTAATTTGAACAcaagaaacaaggaagaaggtGGTGTTGCTTGTGGAGAATTTGACCATAATGCTTATGGTCTTAAACTAACCCCAGAAGTAATAGGATATGAACTAATCAACATAACTTCTCCTACTACTAGTTCAAATGCATTACAAGCCAACCAACAAACAGATGGAAGAACAATGTTTCCAACTGAATTCAGCAACTGTTTCCATAACTCCAGGAATTCTAGTGATTGTTTGTCCGAAAATCATTGTGCACAGGACCTTCAACAATGCAATGATAACCCAAAAACAACCTTGGTGAATCTCGGAAGCGACGATAAGCATTATCAGAGGATACTCTCTGCCCTTCCAATACGCCCTGATGATGACCGGTTAATCATGAGAGTGCATCTTCGAAATTTTCGTGGGGAATCAAGCTTTGCCATTTGGAAGCAACTAGGATCAATGGATTGTCAAAGAtcaagaagaggaggaacaccaCAGAACTTGTTAAAGAAGGTATTGTTTGAAGTTCCTCTGATGCACATGGACGGATTGCTTGAGTCTCAAGAAAAGATCGGTTCCAAAGACAGAATGAGATTATTAGAGGTAGATGATGTTGGCATGAACCATGCTTTgtcagaaagaaagagaagagcaAAACTAAACGAAAGGTTTTTAACTCTAAGATCAATGGTTCCTACAATTAGTAAG GATGACAAGGTTTCAATATTAGATGATGCCATGGAATACCTTAGAAAACTTGAGGAAAAGGTAAGGAAGTTAGAAGCTGAAAAGGATGTAACAGATTTGGATGGTATAGTAAGTACAAGAACATCTCAGGATATGGTGGAGAGGGCTTCTGATAACAATAGCAACAAGAATTCGAAATCGGTGTCAAACAAGAGGAGGGCTTGTGAGGCTGCTGGTGATGAAGAGATGAACAATTCAGAGATTGATGTTGGAATCTATGTGAGTGAGAGTGAAGTTGTGATTGAAATGAAGTGTCCTTGGAGAGAAGGACTTCTGCTGGAAACTGTGGAAGCACTTAGCAGCCTCCATTTAGATTGTCATTCACTTCAGTCATCAAAAGCTCATGGGACTCTCTATCTCACAATTAAATCTAAGGTAACAATTAAAG TTCAGAGGAGCAAATAA
- the LOC107640232 gene encoding transcription factor EGL1-like isoform X1, producing MVPEKVKKQLALAVRSIQWSYAIFWSSSPTQPGVLSWGEGYYNGDIKTRKTSQVAEHNSDQIISLQRSEQLRELYSSLADSKSCSQTKRPSAALSPEDLTDTEWFYLVCMSFVFNIGQGLPGRSLAYGQPIWLCNAHSADNGVFCRSLLAKSASIQTVVCFPFLDGVIELGTTDPVSEDYSLIQVIRNSFLDILETNLPNNPGANLNTRNKEEGGVACGEFDHNAYGLKLTPEVIGYELINITSPTTSSNALQANQQTDGRTMFPTEFSNCFHNSRNSSDCLSENHCAQDLQQCNDNPKTTLVNLGSDDKHYQRILSALPIRPDDDRLIMRVHLRNFRGESSFAIWKQLGSMDCQRSRRGGTPQNLLKKVLFEVPLMHMDGLLESQEKIGSKDRMRLLEVDDVGMNHALSERKRRAKLNERFLTLRSMVPTISKDDKVSILDDAMEYLRKLEEKVRKLEAEKDVTDLDGIVSTRTSQDMVERASDNNSNKNSKSVSNKRRACEAAGDEEMNNSEIDVGIYVSESEVVIEMKCPWREGLLLETVEALSSLHLDCHSLQSSKAHGTLYLTIKSKFRGANNVAPVKRIRRTLQKAAMKS from the exons ATGGTGCCGGAGAAGGTGAAGAAACAGCTTGCTTTAGCTGTGAGAAGCATTCAATGGAGCTATGCAATCTTTTGGTCTAGCTCACCTACCCAACCAGG GGTGTTGAGCTGGGGTGAAGGTTATTACAATGGAGACATCAAAACTAGAAAGACAAGCCAAGTGGCAGAACATAACTCTGATCAAATAATAAGCTTACAGAGAAGTGAGCAGCTGCGAGAGCTATACTCGTCCCTTGCAGACTCGAAATCCTGCTCGCAGACGAAAAGGCCATCGGCGGCACTGTCCCCTGAAGATCTCACAGATACTGAGTGGTTCTACTTGGTTTGCATGTCCTTTGTGTTCAACATTGGCCAAGG TTTACCTGGAAGATCATTGGCATATGGTCAACCTATTTGGTTGTGCAATGCTCATTCTGCTGATAATGGTGTTTTCTGTCGCTCATTACTTGCTAAG AGTGCATCCATTCAG ACAGTGGTGTGCTTTCCCTTTCTGGATGGGGTTATTGAGCTAGGTACAACTGATCCG GTCTCCGAAGACTATAGTCTTATTCAAGTGATAAGGAATTCTTTCTTGGACATTCTTGAAACCAACCTTCCAAATAATCCAGGAGCTAATTTGAACAcaagaaacaaggaagaaggtGGTGTTGCTTGTGGAGAATTTGACCATAATGCTTATGGTCTTAAACTAACCCCAGAAGTAATAGGATATGAACTAATCAACATAACTTCTCCTACTACTAGTTCAAATGCATTACAAGCCAACCAACAAACAGATGGAAGAACAATGTTTCCAACTGAATTCAGCAACTGTTTCCATAACTCCAGGAATTCTAGTGATTGTTTGTCCGAAAATCATTGTGCACAGGACCTTCAACAATGCAATGATAACCCAAAAACAACCTTGGTGAATCTCGGAAGCGACGATAAGCATTATCAGAGGATACTCTCTGCCCTTCCAATACGCCCTGATGATGACCGGTTAATCATGAGAGTGCATCTTCGAAATTTTCGTGGGGAATCAAGCTTTGCCATTTGGAAGCAACTAGGATCAATGGATTGTCAAAGAtcaagaagaggaggaacaccaCAGAACTTGTTAAAGAAGGTATTGTTTGAAGTTCCTCTGATGCACATGGACGGATTGCTTGAGTCTCAAGAAAAGATCGGTTCCAAAGACAGAATGAGATTATTAGAGGTAGATGATGTTGGCATGAACCATGCTTTgtcagaaagaaagagaagagcaAAACTAAACGAAAGGTTTTTAACTCTAAGATCAATGGTTCCTACAATTAGTAAG GATGACAAGGTTTCAATATTAGATGATGCCATGGAATACCTTAGAAAACTTGAGGAAAAGGTAAGGAAGTTAGAAGCTGAAAAGGATGTAACAGATTTGGATGGTATAGTAAGTACAAGAACATCTCAGGATATGGTGGAGAGGGCTTCTGATAACAATAGCAACAAGAATTCGAAATCGGTGTCAAACAAGAGGAGGGCTTGTGAGGCTGCTGGTGATGAAGAGATGAACAATTCAGAGATTGATGTTGGAATCTATGTGAGTGAGAGTGAAGTTGTGATTGAAATGAAGTGTCCTTGGAGAGAAGGACTTCTGCTGGAAACTGTGGAAGCACTTAGCAGCCTCCATTTAGATTGTCATTCACTTCAGTCATCAAAAGCTCATGGGACTCTCTATCTCACAATTAAATCTAAG TTCAGAGGAGCAAATAATGTTGCACCAGTAAAAAGGATTAGACGCACACTCCAAAAAGCGGCTATGAAGAGTTGA